A single Chthoniobacterales bacterium DNA region contains:
- a CDS encoding ABC transporter ATP-binding protein has product MVKLHGVTRDYSGVRALDNLSLAIAPHEFVTITGPSGCGKSTLLNLLGGLDTPDAGELFVDGIPLHSAGDRELTDYRRRRLGIVFQFFNLLPALTVAENVELPLLFAGARRRQMRDRALAMLDLVGLAPRAGHRPHQLSGGEMQRAAIARALVHEPALLLADEPTGNLDSANADRVMEALAKIASQSLTTMVVVTHSEAVAALAPRRISMLDGKISHA; this is encoded by the coding sequence ATGGTGAAACTCCACGGCGTGACCCGCGATTACTCCGGCGTGCGGGCGCTCGACAACCTCTCGCTCGCGATCGCTCCGCACGAGTTCGTCACCATCACCGGCCCCAGCGGCTGCGGCAAAAGCACCCTGCTGAATCTCCTCGGCGGGCTCGACACGCCGGACGCCGGCGAGCTCTTCGTGGACGGCATCCCGCTCCATTCCGCCGGCGACCGGGAACTCACCGATTACCGCCGACGCCGCCTCGGCATCGTCTTCCAGTTCTTCAATCTCCTGCCCGCCCTCACCGTCGCGGAAAACGTCGAGCTCCCCCTGCTCTTCGCCGGCGCGCGTCGGCGGCAAATGCGCGACCGGGCTCTCGCCATGCTCGACCTCGTCGGCCTCGCCCCGCGCGCCGGCCACCGGCCGCACCAGCTCAGCGGCGGCGAGATGCAGCGGGCCGCCATTGCCCGTGCCCTCGTGCACGAGCCGGCGCTGCTGCTGGCCGACGAACCGACCGGAAATCTCGACTCCGCAAATGCCGATCGCGTGATGGAGGCGCTGGCAAAGATCGCTTCCCAAAGCCTCACCACGATGGTAGTCGTCACGCACAGCGAAGCCGTCGCCGCGCTGGCCCCTCGGCGCATCTCAATGCTCGATGGCAAGATATCCCATGCCTGA
- a CDS encoding N-acetylmuramoyl-L-alanine amidase: MLRCLPFLAGLGLLAVFGLAGCESYGPLGAGNFQTVVVDPGHGGHDNGGRSRAGRNEKDLALDTAIRLKKDLERRGFRVIITRNADYFITLDYRVNVSNRTSNCIFVSIHYNWDRGRAAHGVETFYCSPRSYRLAANVQRELGGAYRTANRGVKRGCWIRVLRKNVRPAILVEGGFVSNPSENALLQTADGRQKIAEAVARGIVAERNGRRP, translated from the coding sequence ATGCTTCGATGTCTCCCATTCCTTGCCGGCCTCGGGCTGCTGGCGGTATTCGGGCTGGCCGGGTGTGAAAGCTATGGACCGCTCGGCGCCGGTAATTTCCAGACCGTGGTGGTGGATCCCGGCCATGGCGGCCACGATAACGGCGGACGCTCCCGCGCCGGACGCAACGAGAAGGATCTCGCGCTCGATACCGCCATTCGCCTGAAGAAAGACCTCGAGAGACGGGGCTTCCGCGTGATCATCACGCGCAACGCTGACTACTTCATCACGCTCGACTATCGGGTGAACGTCTCGAACCGCACGTCGAACTGCATTTTCGTGAGCATTCACTACAACTGGGATCGCGGCAGAGCCGCCCACGGCGTCGAGACCTTCTACTGCTCGCCCCGCTCCTACCGCCTCGCGGCCAACGTCCAGCGCGAGCTCGGCGGCGCCTACCGCACGGCCAATCGTGGCGTGAAGCGCGGCTGCTGGATTCGCGTGCTGCGCAAGAATGTCCGCCCGGCCATCCTCGTCGAGGGCGGCTTCGTCTCGAACCCCTCGGAAAACGCGCTCCTGCAGACCGCCGATGGTCGCCAGAAGATCGCCGAGGCGGTCGCCCGCGGCATCGTGGCCGAGCGCAATGGACGCCGCCCCTAG
- a CDS encoding bifunctional UDP-3-O-[3-hydroxymyristoyl] N-acetylglucosamine deacetylase/3-hydroxyacyl-ACP dehydratase gives MEKQRTLATSSSLTGTSLHTGEQVTLTLHPAPVGHGFKFRRKDLPDEPLIDAHVSRVKTVERATTLVEGNAKIHTVEHVLSALTGLGVDNCLIEMDANEPPIGDGSAAAYVATIRQAGIVEQDAPRRYFAPTAPIHVETKEGSILTVIPDDKFRISCTQVGPDGRFTQFLSCEITPEFYEKEIAPARTFVFYEDVKPLMDKGLIRGGSLENAIVARGESVLSKEPLRFPDEFVRHKILDIVGDLSLSGRPLKGHIIAVKPGHGPNAELTRALVKGFAEAAAIAPVPKAAPIPASASVLDINQIMAILPHRYPFLLVDRVIELEELRAVGVKSVTINEPFFQGHFPGHPVMPGVLQVEAMAQVASIVMMRRTENAGKIGYFMSADEVKFRKPVVPGDTLFIECDMISAKRKLGKAACKCLVNGEVVSEGILLFGIVDK, from the coding sequence GTGGAAAAACAACGCACTCTCGCAACTTCGTCCAGTCTCACCGGCACCTCGCTTCATACCGGCGAACAGGTCACGCTCACGCTCCATCCCGCGCCCGTCGGGCACGGCTTCAAGTTCCGTCGGAAGGACCTTCCCGACGAGCCGCTCATCGACGCCCACGTTTCCCGCGTGAAGACGGTCGAGCGCGCCACGACGCTCGTCGAAGGCAACGCGAAGATTCACACCGTCGAGCACGTCCTTTCCGCCCTCACCGGCCTCGGCGTGGACAACTGCCTCATCGAGATGGACGCCAACGAGCCGCCCATCGGGGATGGCTCCGCCGCCGCCTACGTCGCCACGATCAGGCAGGCCGGCATCGTCGAGCAGGATGCGCCCCGCCGCTACTTCGCGCCCACCGCGCCCATTCACGTCGAGACGAAGGAAGGCTCGATCCTCACCGTCATTCCCGACGACAAATTCCGCATTTCCTGCACGCAGGTCGGCCCGGACGGCCGCTTCACGCAGTTCCTGAGCTGTGAGATCACTCCGGAATTCTACGAAAAGGAAATCGCCCCCGCTCGCACCTTCGTTTTCTACGAGGACGTGAAGCCCCTCATGGACAAGGGCCTCATCCGCGGCGGCAGCCTCGAGAACGCCATCGTCGCCCGCGGCGAATCCGTCCTCAGCAAGGAGCCGCTCCGCTTCCCGGACGAGTTCGTCCGCCACAAGATCCTCGACATCGTCGGTGATCTCTCGCTTTCCGGCCGCCCGCTCAAGGGCCACATCATCGCGGTGAAGCCCGGCCACGGCCCGAATGCCGAGCTCACCCGCGCTCTCGTCAAGGGCTTCGCCGAGGCTGCCGCCATCGCGCCCGTGCCGAAGGCCGCCCCGATCCCCGCTTCCGCCTCCGTCCTGGATATCAACCAGATCATGGCGATCCTCCCGCATCGCTACCCCTTCCTGCTCGTGGACCGCGTCATCGAGCTCGAGGAACTTCGCGCCGTCGGCGTGAAGAGCGTCACCATCAACGAACCCTTCTTCCAGGGCCACTTCCCCGGCCATCCCGTGATGCCCGGCGTCCTCCAGGTCGAGGCCATGGCGCAGGTCGCCAGCATTGTCATGATGCGCCGCACGGAAAACGCCGGGAAGATCGGCTACTTCATGAGCGCCGACGAGGTGAAGTTCCGCAAACCCGTCGTCCCCGGCGACACGCTCTTCATCGAGTGCGACATGATCAGCGCCAAGCGCAAGCTCGGCAAAGCCGCCTGCAAATGCCTGGTGAACGGCGAAGTCGTGAGCGAGGGCATCCTGCTTTTCGGCATCGTCGACAAGTAA
- a CDS encoding MOSC N-terminal beta barrel domain-containing protein: protein MVLRRIVIHPIKSLDGVERPSARITPAGSLEHDRAWAIFDAAGDFVNGKRTARVHEIRSAFSEDLREVRLWTAAGENAADFVLAERGPIDAWLSEFFGFRVELRSDLASGFPDDMVAPGPTIASEQSLAEVADWFSGLSIENLRRRFRTNLEFDAAEAFAEDRLFGAEGEPRSFRVGEVAFLGLNPCQRCVVPTRDPDSGEQTARFARRFAEFRRESLPDGACRERFDHFYRFAVNTSVPATEAGRTLRVGDLLDPSPWR, encoded by the coding sequence ATGGTCCTGCGTCGCATCGTGATCCACCCGATCAAATCGCTCGACGGCGTGGAGCGGCCCTCCGCCCGCATCACTCCCGCCGGCAGCCTGGAGCACGACCGCGCCTGGGCGATTTTCGATGCGGCGGGGGACTTCGTGAACGGCAAGCGCACGGCGCGGGTTCACGAGATCCGCAGCGCGTTCTCGGAGGACCTGCGCGAGGTGCGACTGTGGACCGCGGCCGGGGAGAATGCGGCAGACTTCGTGCTGGCGGAGCGCGGACCGATCGACGCATGGCTCTCGGAGTTCTTCGGATTTCGCGTCGAGCTGCGGAGTGATCTTGCGAGCGGCTTTCCCGACGACATGGTCGCGCCGGGGCCGACGATTGCGAGCGAGCAAAGCCTCGCCGAGGTCGCGGACTGGTTTTCCGGGCTGTCGATCGAGAACCTGCGGCGACGGTTTCGCACGAATCTCGAATTCGACGCGGCGGAGGCCTTCGCGGAGGACCGGCTCTTCGGCGCGGAGGGGGAGCCGCGATCGTTTCGCGTGGGCGAGGTGGCCTTTCTCGGACTCAATCCATGCCAGCGCTGCGTGGTGCCGACACGCGATCCGGATTCCGGCGAGCAGACGGCACGATTCGCGCGGCGATTCGCGGAGTTTCGCCGCGAGAGCCTGCCCGACGGGGCATGCCGCGAGCGCTTCGATCACTTTTACCGGTTCGCCGTGAACACGTCGGTGCCTGCGACCGAGGCCGGCCGGACGCTGCGCGTGGGCGATCTGCTCGATCCGTCGCCATGGCGGTGA
- the hisF gene encoding imidazole glycerol phosphate synthase subunit HisF: MLAKRIIPCLDVTDGRVVKGTRFLNLRDAGDPVECAKAYDAQGADELVFLDITASSDGRATMIDVVARTAEQCFMPLTVGGGIRSVEDMRAMLLAGADKVSVNTAAIREPDLVRAGAEAFGSQCIVVAIDAKRNDAGGWTVYTHGGRNATELDAVQWAQRVAELGAGEILLTSMDADGTCAGYDLGLTAAVSEAVSIPVIASGGAGSLEHLAEVLSAGKADAVLAASIFHFGDYTISQAKDFLAKQGVTVRQMGTV; this comes from the coding sequence ATGCTCGCCAAGCGCATCATTCCCTGCCTCGATGTCACCGACGGTCGCGTCGTGAAGGGCACCAGGTTTCTGAACCTCCGCGACGCGGGGGATCCCGTGGAATGCGCGAAGGCTTACGACGCCCAGGGCGCCGACGAGCTCGTGTTCCTCGATATCACGGCCTCGAGCGACGGCCGCGCGACGATGATCGATGTCGTGGCGCGCACCGCCGAGCAATGTTTCATGCCGCTCACGGTGGGCGGCGGCATTCGCTCGGTCGAGGACATGCGGGCCATGCTGCTGGCCGGTGCGGACAAGGTGAGCGTGAACACGGCGGCGATTCGCGAGCCCGATCTCGTGCGCGCGGGCGCCGAGGCCTTCGGGTCGCAATGCATCGTCGTCGCCATCGATGCGAAGCGGAACGACGCCGGCGGATGGACCGTCTACACCCACGGCGGTCGCAACGCCACGGAACTCGACGCCGTCCAGTGGGCGCAGCGTGTGGCGGAACTCGGCGCGGGCGAAATTTTGCTCACGAGTATGGACGCGGACGGCACCTGCGCGGGCTACGATCTTGGCCTCACCGCGGCCGTCAGCGAGGCGGTGTCCATTCCCGTGATCGCGAGCGGCGGCGCCGGTTCTCTCGAGCATCTCGCGGAAGTGCTCTCCGCCGGAAAAGCCGACGCCGTGCTGGCCGCAAGCATCTTTCATTTCGGGGATTACACCATTTCTCAGGCCAAGGATTTTCTCGCGAAACAGGGCGTGACGGTCCGGCAGATGGGCACGGTCTAG
- a CDS encoding pyridoxal-phosphate dependent enzyme — translation MDRESLPLDRQLRQEILFARERVYRFGSPTPLERLILPGAEPGPEVWVKREDLSPVKSYKWRGACNRMAVLSPEEAARGVVTASAGNHGQGVALAARSLGIPARVYMPRSTPRVKQNAVRQLGGEFASIILSGDGYDEAVTAAREDERTRGAVYVHAYDDLRVMAGQGTLADEVVLSGHGPFYAVFLQIGGGGMAAAVSN, via the coding sequence ATGGATCGCGAGTCCCTGCCCCTCGATCGTCAGCTCCGGCAGGAAATCCTCTTCGCCCGCGAGCGCGTCTACCGCTTCGGCTCGCCCACGCCGCTCGAGCGCCTCATTCTGCCCGGCGCGGAGCCCGGACCCGAGGTATGGGTCAAGCGGGAGGACCTCTCGCCGGTAAAGTCCTACAAATGGCGCGGCGCCTGCAACCGCATGGCCGTGCTGTCGCCCGAGGAGGCCGCCCGGGGCGTCGTCACCGCCTCCGCCGGCAATCACGGCCAGGGCGTCGCCCTCGCCGCCCGCTCGCTCGGCATTCCCGCCCGCGTTTACATGCCGCGCTCCACTCCGCGAGTGAAGCAGAACGCCGTCCGCCAGCTCGGCGGCGAGTTCGCGAGCATCATTCTGTCCGGCGACGGCTACGACGAGGCCGTCACCGCCGCCCGCGAGGACGAGCGCACCCGCGGCGCCGTTTACGTGCACGCCTACGACGATCTCCGCGTCATGGCCGGCCAGGGGACGCTCGCCGACGAAGTCGTGCTCTCGGGCCACGGCCCGTTCTACGCGGTCTTCCTTCAGATCGGCGGTGGCGGCATGGCAGCGGCGGTCTCGAAC
- the lpxA gene encoding acyl-ACP--UDP-N-acetylglucosamine O-acyltransferase, whose product MIHPTAVIDSAAEIGAGTEVGAYTVIGPGVTIGANCVIHNHVSIAGPTKIGDGNTFFPFGSIGQRTQDLKYEGEPTYLEIGDHNSFREFCTVNRGTAPGSKTIIGSHGNFLAYSHIAHDCTVGDHVIFSNNGTLAGHVTVEDHAVIGGLSGVHQFCRIGRHSIIGGCTKIVQDVPPFMIADGMPAEIRGINQVGMERRGFEPEAIRSLREAYRIIYRENLNVKQALEKIRETLPPNEQIQTLLAFVESTKRGIVR is encoded by the coding sequence ATGATCCATCCCACCGCAGTCATCGATTCCGCGGCCGAGATCGGCGCCGGCACCGAAGTCGGCGCCTACACCGTCATCGGGCCCGGCGTGACCATCGGCGCAAATTGCGTGATCCACAATCACGTCAGCATCGCCGGCCCCACGAAGATCGGCGACGGCAACACCTTCTTCCCCTTCGGCTCGATCGGCCAGCGCACGCAGGATCTCAAATACGAGGGCGAGCCCACCTATCTCGAGATCGGCGACCACAACAGCTTTCGCGAGTTCTGCACCGTGAACCGCGGCACCGCGCCCGGCTCGAAGACGATCATCGGCAGCCACGGCAACTTCCTCGCCTACTCGCACATCGCCCACGACTGCACCGTCGGCGACCACGTCATCTTCTCGAACAACGGCACCCTCGCCGGCCACGTCACCGTCGAGGATCACGCCGTCATCGGCGGGCTCTCCGGCGTCCATCAGTTCTGCCGCATCGGTCGCCATTCGATCATCGGCGGCTGCACGAAGATCGTGCAGGACGTGCCGCCCTTCATGATCGCCGACGGCATGCCGGCCGAGATTCGTGGCATCAACCAGGTCGGCATGGAGCGCCGCGGCTTCGAGCCCGAGGCGATCCGCAGCCTGCGCGAAGCCTACCGCATCATCTACCGCGAGAATCTCAACGTGAAGCAGGCCCTCGAGAAAATCCGCGAGACCCTGCCGCCGAACGAACAGATCCAGACGCTCCTCGCCTTCGTGGAATCCACGAAGCGCGGCATCGTTCGCTAG
- a CDS encoding cyclic nucleotide-binding domain-containing protein produces the protein MPESSKPDCHSAILSKFKLFTGFKEEELATLLSLSDCQSFEAGERIVTQDEAGLCMYVILSGSVRVHSRAGEQDVDLATLRNGDFFGELSLVDDGPRSASVDAVEATQVLRITRMVVGVLAGVQPSAAIHLLAAIGRSLVNRLRAGNQKYLDLILLGHKESAASAT, from the coding sequence ATGCCTGAATCCTCCAAGCCCGATTGCCACAGCGCGATTCTCTCGAAATTCAAGCTCTTCACCGGCTTCAAGGAAGAGGAACTCGCCACGCTTCTCAGCCTCTCCGACTGCCAGTCCTTCGAGGCCGGCGAGCGCATCGTCACCCAGGATGAAGCCGGCCTCTGCATGTATGTCATCCTCAGCGGCAGCGTCCGTGTGCACAGCCGCGCCGGCGAACAGGATGTCGACCTGGCCACCCTGCGCAACGGCGACTTTTTCGGGGAGCTTTCCCTTGTCGACGACGGCCCCCGCTCCGCCAGCGTGGACGCGGTCGAGGCGACCCAGGTCCTCCGCATCACGCGCATGGTCGTCGGCGTCCTTGCCGGCGTGCAACCCTCCGCCGCCATTCATTTGCTCGCCGCCATCGGTCGGTCGCTGGTCAACCGCCTCCGCGCGGGCAACCAGAAATATCTCGACCTCATCCTCCTCGGGCACAAAGAATCCGCAGCTTCGGCGACTTAG
- a CDS encoding RluA family pseudouridine synthase: MAVNFQVVGETDELLAIDKPAGLLVHPTKPGGPLTLWDGLRELLAYEIVNGGQVSLINRLDRETSGVVLVCKTPAAARKCAMAMERGQIRKEYVAVVWGWPEQGEFEVDAPLLRLGEVAESRVWLKRGVHAGGATAFTRFSVERRGLHENGTRLALVRAWPVTGRTHQIRVHLAHVGFPVVGDKLYGPDDRHYLDFIERGWTPEMEQALLLPRQALHSQVLEVMLDGVVHRWTAPVPAEMTALFAS; this comes from the coding sequence ATGGCGGTGAATTTCCAGGTCGTCGGCGAGACGGACGAGCTGCTTGCCATCGACAAGCCAGCGGGGTTGCTCGTGCATCCCACGAAACCCGGCGGGCCGCTCACGCTCTGGGACGGCCTGCGCGAGCTGCTCGCCTACGAGATCGTCAATGGCGGCCAGGTTTCGCTGATCAATCGCCTCGATCGCGAGACGAGCGGCGTGGTCCTTGTTTGCAAGACGCCCGCGGCCGCCCGCAAATGTGCGATGGCGATGGAGCGCGGGCAGATCCGCAAGGAATACGTCGCGGTGGTGTGGGGCTGGCCGGAGCAGGGTGAGTTCGAGGTCGATGCGCCGTTGCTGCGGCTCGGCGAGGTCGCGGAATCCCGCGTGTGGCTGAAGCGTGGGGTGCACGCCGGCGGCGCGACGGCCTTCACGCGCTTCTCCGTCGAGCGGCGCGGCCTGCATGAGAACGGGACGCGACTGGCGCTCGTGCGTGCCTGGCCGGTCACCGGGCGGACGCACCAGATTCGCGTGCATCTCGCGCATGTCGGGTTCCCGGTCGTCGGCGACAAGCTCTACGGGCCGGACGACCGGCATTATCTCGACTTCATCGAGCGAGGATGGACGCCGGAGATGGAGCAGGCCTTGCTGCTGCCCCGGCAGGCGCTGCATTCGCAGGTGCTCGAGGTCATGCTCGATGGCGTTGTGCATCGCTGGACGGCGCCCGTTCCCGCGGAAATGACGGCCCTGTTTGCCAGCTAG